The genomic window AAGCTGTAGATATAGGCGAGCAAGAAGTGGGTTTGGTCTATAGAGATAATATTCTTGTAGATGTGCTTGCGCCCGCTAGCCATTTGGCTACTTGGGTTGGTGCAGAAGACGTGCGAGTGGAAGTAATAGACATAAGCGAAAACTTTCGCATAGACGACAAGCTAGTTGGCTTGCTCGGCCGCGGTGCAAAGGTTGGCCAAAGCCGAGCTTTGGCACAGGCAATACACTATGTAGAAGTGCCCGACGAACAGGTAGGTTTGCTTAAGGTGAATGGCAAGTTAGAAGCGCTATTAGAAAGTGGTGCCTATGGGTTCTGGAAGTACAACCGCTCGGTAGCCGTAAGTTTTTTGGACTTGCGCTTACAAACCATGGATGTAAGCGGCCAAGAAATACTTACCAAAGACCGCGTAAGTTTGCGTATTAACTTGAGCGCTACCTATCGTATAACCGATGTAAAAACCGTAGCACTTAAATTAAAAGACTACGCAAATTTCGCATACTTAGAGCTACAGCTTAAATTGCGAGAAGCGGTAGGCACAAAAAGCTTAGATGAACTTTTAGCCGACAAAGATTCGCTGAATGTAGTAATTGCGCAAGCAGTAAAAACACACTTCGCCGAATATGGCATTAGCCTGCAAAGCGTAGGGGTAAAAGACATTATCTTACCCGGTGACATGAAGGTAATATTAAACAAAGTTGTAGAGGCCCAAAAAGAAGCCGAAGCAAACTTAATTAAACGCAGGGAAGAAACCCAAGCCATGCGATCCCTTCACAACACGGCAAAGCTAATGGAAAACAACCCAGTGTTATTACGTTTAAGGGAATTAGAGTCCTTAGAAAAAGTAACCGACCGCATAGGCTCACTAACTGTGTTCGGCGGCTTAGAGAGTGTAATGCGCGATTTGGTTAAGCTCAACGTCCCAAGCGTATGACGCACAATAGCATCGTACAAACCCACTCTACCGAAGAAAAAACGGTAGGGTGGGCATTGCCCACCAAAGATAATTTAAAATACAATCAGCCCATATTATTTAACAATAAAGGCGAGGTAGGGGTACATTATTTAAATCCGTTATTTCCGTAACGCTCTTTCAATTTTTAGGACGTTTTTATAAAGCTCCCGAATAAAGAAAAATGCATAGTCTTTGTCTCCTTCATCTTTTGAAAGCTGATCAGTGAACTTGGAAAGTTGATCTTCATGCCATTGTATAGCTGTGGTGTATTCAATGTAACGATAGTCTTGGTTTGAATGTTCGTCCACTGGATAAGCTTTTTTCACTGTCTCTAACTTTACATCTCTGTATACCACCACATGAATATCAAATTGCTGTGGGGTACTATAATGCTCTTTTGCCCAGGGCCAGCGCTCTGGGCCGAGAAGTTCTCCTGCCATTGCTTCTGGGCCGAAATCTTGATACTGCAGTACAAGTGTATTTTCTTTCACTATTCTCACACCATTAGCACAAGACCATAATGTGATGCATCCGAACAACAAAAATATTCTC from Saccharophagus degradans 2-40 includes these protein-coding regions:
- a CDS encoding slipin family protein, whose protein sequence is MILWKVIELADNERALLYRKNKLISVLQPGTHRVATFKGALRVEKYDITKVVFEHPKAKFLLKQYADILAPSIKAVDIGEQEVGLVYRDNILVDVLAPASHLATWVGAEDVRVEVIDISENFRIDDKLVGLLGRGAKVGQSRALAQAIHYVEVPDEQVGLLKVNGKLEALLESGAYGFWKYNRSVAVSFLDLRLQTMDVSGQEILTKDRVSLRINLSATYRITDVKTVALKLKDYANFAYLELQLKLREAVGTKSLDELLADKDSLNVVIAQAVKTHFAEYGISLQSVGVKDIILPGDMKVILNKVVEAQKEAEANLIKRREETQAMRSLHNTAKLMENNPVLLRLRELESLEKVTDRIGSLTVFGGLESVMRDLVKLNVPSV